One window of the Solanum stenotomum isolate F172 chromosome 11, ASM1918654v1, whole genome shotgun sequence genome contains the following:
- the LOC125844283 gene encoding U-box domain-containing protein 4 — MVSLEDSHSHNSVSNSAHFGQTRPYYYTPPPSSIKINRSMGRSMRTIRSTIFRTDCSGSEHSGAISENMTDSVIDIRLGELAKKPPVNSKGSSSDEDYLQLSQVFSDFSACSSDISGELQRLASVPVSDLVLTQNPNSKPEPEPEPCLGFLEREKFSTEIIESISPEDLQPTVKLCVDSLHSSSVAVKRSAAAKLRLLAKNRADNRALIGESGAIPGLIPLLRCTDPWTQEHAVTALLNLSLHEPNKVLITSSGAIKSLIYVLKTGTDTSKQNAACGLLSLALIDENKLSIGACGAIPPLVCLLINGTNRGKKDALTTLYKLCSVKLNKERAISAGAVKPLVGLVGEQGNGLAEKAMVVLSLLTGIDSGKEAIVEEGGIAALVEVIEDSSDKGREFAVLTLLQLCMDSVRNRGLLVREGGIPPLVALSQNGTAKAKHKAETLLGYLREPRQEASSSTP, encoded by the exons ATGGTTTCACTTGAAGATTCTCATTCTCATAACAGTGTTTCTAATAGTGCCCATTTTGGCCAAACACGGCCTTATTACTACACCCCACCGCCGTCTTCCATTAAAATCAACCGTTCAATGGGTCGTTCTATGAGAACTATCCGGTCAACTATTTTCCGTACTGATTGCTCTGGTTCTGAACATTCCGGCGCTATTTCTGAGAACATGACAGATTCTGTTATCGATATTCGTCTAGGTGAGCTCGCGAAGAAGCCTCCGGTGAATAGCAAAGGTTCTTCTTCTGATGAAGATTATCTACAACTTTCTCAAGTTTTCAGTGATTTCTCAGCTTGTAGTAGTGATATCTCCGGCGAGTTACAGAGGTTAGCAAGTGTTCCTGTTTCGGATCTGGTATTAACCCAGAACCCGAATTCTAAACCCGAACCTGAACCCGAACCCTGTTTAGGGTTTCTAGAAAGGGAGAAATTTTCAACGGAGATAATCGAGAGTATCTCGCCGGAGGATCTTCAACCGACGGTGAAACTTTGCGTTGACAGCTTACATTCTTCATCTGTTGCAGTGAAAAGATCAGCGGCAGCTAAATTAAGACTATTAGCGAAGAATCGAGCTGATAATCGAGCGTTAATTGGAGAATCCGGTGCTATTCCGGGGCTTATACCGCTTCTCCGGTGTACGGATCCATGGACACAAGAACACGCAGTTACAGCACTCTTAAATCTTTCGCTTCACGAGCCGAATAAGGTTTTAATCACTTCCTCAGGAGCTATAAAATCGTTAATTTACGTTCTGAAAACCGGCACCGACACCTCGAAACAGAACGCTGCTTGTGGGTTATTAAGCTTAGCTTTGATTGATGAAAACAAGCTTTCAATTGGTGCTTGTGGTGCTATTCCACCATTAGTATGTTTACTTATAAATGGAACAAATAGAGGGAAAAAGGATGCATTAACAACACTTTACAAACTTTGTTCAGTGAAATTGAATAAAGAAAGAGCTATTAGTGCTGGTGCAGTAAAGCCACTTGTTGGACTTGTTGGTGAACAAGGAAATGGTTTAGCAGAAAAAGCTATGGTTGTTTTGAGTTTATTAACTGGGATTGATTCGGGGAAAGAAGCGATTGTTGAAGAAGGTGGAATTGCTGCACttgttgaagttattgaagaTAGTTCTGATAAAGGAAGAGAATTTGCTGTGTTGACATTGTTGCAGCTTTGTATGGATAGTGTTAGGAACAGAGGGCTTCTTGTTAGAGAAGGTGGAATTCCTCCTCTTGTTGCCTTGTCTCAGAATGGTACTGCCAAAGCTAAACACAAG gCAGAAACACTACTAGGATACTTGAGAGAACCAAGACAAGAAGCTTCAAGTTCAACTCCTTGA
- the LOC125844314 gene encoding inositol transporter 4: MEGAPHKAAKTEFTECWRTSWKTPYIMRLAFSAGIGGLLFGYDTGVISGALLYIRDDFKSVDKHTWLQETIVSMAVAGAIFGAAFGGWFNDKYGRRKSILLADILFFIGAIVMAVAPAPWVIIIGRVLVGLGVGMASMTSPLYISEASPARIRGALVSTNGLLITGGQFLAYLINLAFTRTKGTWRWMLGVASIPALVQFILMLSLPESPRWLYRADKKDEARAILEKIYPAHEVEDEMKALETSIEVEKADEDFLGGGVFSKVKSAWSNTIVRRGLYAGITVQVAQQFVGINTVMYYSPTIVQLAGFASNKTALALSLITSGLNAVGSIISMCFVDRYGRRRLMIVSMFGIITCLVVLSVLFMQASIHSPRISAFESNHFGSNSTCSAFLNAPGVSSWNCMSCLQASSDCAFCSNGNNKYHPGACLALNDNVKGLCRSEKREWFTKGCPSKFGFFAVMLLGLYIISYSPGMGTAPWIVNSEIYPLRYRGIGGGIAAVSNWVSNLIVSETFLTLTEAIGSAGTFLLFAGFSTIGLIAIYFLVPETKGLPFEQVEKMLEKGYKPKFFRKKTGEKADTS; the protein is encoded by the exons GGGATGATTTCAAATCTGTTGATAAGCATACTTGGTTGCAA GAAACCATAGTAAGCATGGCTGTTGCAGGGGCCATCTTCGGGGCAGCATTTGGTGGATGGTTCAATGACAAGTATGGTCGGAGAAAATCAATTCTTTTAGCAGATATCTTGTTCTTTATCGGTGCGATCGTCATGGCAGTTGCCCCGGCACCTTGGGTGATAATTATTGGAAGAGTACTCGTCGGTTTAGGAGTTGGAATGGCTTCTATGACTTCACCTCTTTATATATCAGAAGCTTCCCCGGCTCGGATTAGAGGAGCTTTAGTTAGCACAAATGGTCTGCTAATTACGGGAGGACAGTTTCTAGCTTATCTTATCAACTTAGCATTTACAAGG ACCAAAGGAACTTGGCGATGGATGCTTGGCGTAGCTAGTATTCCTGCTCTTGTTCAATTTATCCTAATGCTGTCTCTGCCCGAGTCACCCCGATGGTTGTATAGAGCG GACAAGAAAGATGAAGCTAGGGCTATCTTAGAGAAGATTTATCCTGCTCATGAAGTCGAAGACGAGATGAAAGCATTGGAGACTTCCATTGAAGTAGAGAAGGCTGATGAAGATTTCCTTGGGGGTGGTGTGTTTTCAAAAGTCAAGAGTGCTTGGAGCAACACTATTGTTCGCCGGGGTCTCTATGCTGGTATTACAGTCCAGGTGGCACAACAATTTGTCGGAATCAACACGGTCATGTACTACAGTCCTACTATTGTGCAACTGGCTGGATTTGCTTCTAACAAGACAGCTTTAGCTCTCTCGCTCATAACGTCCGGTCTCAATGCTGTGGGCTCCATTATCAGTATGTGTTTTGTCGATAGGTACGGAAGAAGAAGGTTGATGATTGTCTCCATGTTTGGTATCATAACGTGCCTAGTGGTATTGTCCGTGCTCTTCATGCAAGCTTCTATACACTCCCCACGAATCAGTGCTTTCGAATCCAACCACTTTGGATCAAATTCCACATGCTCGGCGTTTCTAAATGCTCCAGGAGTGTCGTCCTGGAACTGTATGAGTTGCTTGCAGGCTTCCTCAGATTGTGCTTTCTGCTCTAATGGAAACAACAAA TATCATCCTGGTGCATGCTTAGCTCTAAATGACAACGTTAAAGGTTTATGTCGATCAGAAAAACGTGAATGGTTCACTAAAGGTTGTCCTAGCAAGTTTGGGTTCTTTGCAGTGATGCTTCTCGGTTTGTACATCATATCCTACTCTCCTGGAATGGGAACAGCCCCGTGGATCGTTAACTCAGAGATATACCCCTTAAGATACAGAGGCATTGGTGGTGGGATCGCGGCTGTCTCCAATTGGGTATCCAATCTTATCGTTAGTGAGACGTTCTTGACGTTAACGGAGGCAATTGGTTCAGCTGGTACATTTCTTCTATTTGCTGGATTCTCAACAATTGGTTTAATAGCCATATACTTTCTGGTACCTGAAACTAAAGGCCTACCATTTGAGCAAGTTGAAAAAATGCTTGAGAAAGGCTATAAACCGAAATTTTTTCGCAAGAAAACAGGCGAAAAAGCCGATACGAGCTAA